CAAATCTTGAGAAATCAGTGTCACCATGCCGGTATCGTGTGGGCGAGGGGAGACTTCGCTGAAAATAACCTCATCGCCACAAACGAATAGCTCGACGCCAAATAGCCCATAACCCCCCAACGCTTTCACCACTTTCTCGGCGATTTCTTGCGCACGGGCAAGGGCGGTATCGCTCATTTTCTGCGGCTGCCAGGACTCACGATAATCACCGTCTTCCTGGCGATGACCAATGGGTGCACAGAAATGCACGCCATCGATTGCGTTGATGGTCAAGAGAGTGATTTCAAAATCAAAATTCACTACGCCTTCGACTATCACACGCCCTTTACCGGCACGACCGCCAAGTTGAGCGTACTCCCAGGCTTTGGCTAACTGATCGGCTGTGCGGATAAAGCTTTGCCCTTTACCGGAAGAACTCATTACGGGTTTCACGATACAAGGCAGACCAATTTCTTCGACCGCTTGCAAGAATGCGGTTTCGCTATCGGCAAAACGATAACTGGATGTAGGAATAGCCAGCTCTTCAGCCGCCAGACGGCGAATACCTTCGCGGTTCATCGTGAGTTGGGTGGCTCTTGCGCATGGCACGACGTTCTGGCCTTGCTTCTCAAGCTCAACCAGCATATCTGTGGCAATGGCTTCAATTTCGGGAACAATAAAATCGGGCATTTCTGCGGCGACTAGCTTTTTAAGCTCAGCACCATCCAGCATATTAATGACATGGCTACGGTGCGCGACATGCATCGCAGGGGCGTCGGCGTAACGATCAACAGCAATCACTTCCAGACCCAGGCGCTGACACTCAATCGCCACTTCTTTTCCTAATTCACCCGAACCCAACAACATTACACGAGTAGCTGAAGGACGAAGCGCTGTTCCCAACATTGACATAATCTGTATACCCAAACGGAAAAATAGACCGGCGAATTATAAACGAAAACGTTTGCGTACGCAGCGACTTTCCCGCTTGCGATGCAAGGACAATATTATTATACTGTTTAAATAAACAGTTAAACCGGAGCTGCAAGATGGCGGTTGAAATCAAATACGTTGTTGTACGAGAGGGGCAAGAAAAAATGTCATTTGCCAGTAAAAAGGACGCAGACGCCTATGACAAAATGCTCGATCTGGCAGAAGTGTTGAGTGACTGGCTCACTCACAGCCCTATAGCTCTCGAAGAAGGCCAAAATGATGTGCTGGCGATGTGGATGGCAGAAAACAAAGATGTGCTTTCCACCGTGCTCAAAAGTGGCAAATTGCCGGAGTTGGATACTGTAGCACCAGCGGAAGAAGCGCCTGAAGACACCATCGGGGAAGCGGTTACTGACGATAAAGTGACCGAGCATCCGCGTAAGCGCACTAAAGCCGCCTAAGTTTTGTCGCGTCGGGATACCGGCGCGTTTCTTTTCTCATCTTTAGTCTGGTCAGACACTTCTTGACAGCCTTTCGCTTAACCTCAGTTGTTAAGTTCCGTAAAAAGGGTGTCTCTCATGAGCAATTGGTTACAGCAGCTTCAGTCTATGCTGGGACAAGCGACGCAGTCCGGCCAGAATCAATCCGCACAGAATCCATCCTCACCCTCTCCTCAGGGGCTGAGTAAATTACTGGTGCCTGGCGCACTGGGTGGCTTAGCAGGGCTACTACTGGCAAGTAAATCATCACGTAAATTACTGACAAAATACGGGACCAGCGCATTACTGGTCGGCGGTGGCGCTGTCGCCGGAAGCGTGTTGTGGAGCAAATATAAAGATCGCGTCCGTGATGCCCATCAGGGGGAACCGCATTTTGGGCAGCAACAATCGCCAATCGATGTGCGGACGCAACGCCTGGTGATGGCACTGGTATTCGCCGCCAAGAGTGACGGCCACATTGATGACAAAGAACGACAGATAATCGAACAGCAGTTACGTGATGCTGGTGTTGAAGAGGCAGGCCGTACCCTGATCCAACAGGCTATCGATCAACCGCTTGATCCGCAGCGTTTGGTTCAAGGCGTTAATAACGAAGAAGAAGCGCTGGAACTTTATTTCCTTAGCTGCGCTGCAATCGACATCGACCACTTTATGGAACGCAGTTATCTCAATGCGTTGGGTGATGCCCTAAAAATTCCACAAGATGTGCGTAACGGCATCGAACAGGATATTCAGCAACAGAAACTCAATCTGCCGGGTTAATCCCGGCATTTTCCTCAAAATCCCACGTTACGCTTGCAAGCCTGCCTGAATTTGCCACCCTTACAGGGTGTTAACTCAAAAATGAATACCGACATGCCACCTAAAGCTAAAAAAATACCGCATACCCTGACCACGCAGGGTGATACCCGCATCGACAACTATTATTGGTTACGCGATGACGATCGCACCGATGAACAGGTACTTGATTATCTTCATCAGGAGAATGACTACGGCCGACAGGTGATGAGCACGCAACAGGCATTACAGGATAGCCTGCTCAAAGAGATGATCGACCGTATCCCACAGCACGATGTTTCCGCGCCCTATACGCAAAATGGTTATCGCTACCGTCAGGTTTTTGAAACCGGCAATGAATACGCCATCTATCAACGCCAGTCAGTGATGCTCAGCGAGTGGGACGAGTGGAGCGTGCTGGTCGACGGTAACCGCCGTGCTGCCCACAGTGAGTTTTACACCATGGGCGGAATGAGCATCACGCCAGATAATACTGTGATGGCGTTGGCGGAAGATTTTCTCTCACGTCGCCAGTACGGCTTACGCTTCCGCAACCTCGAAACCGGGAACTGGTATCCGGAAGTACTGGATAATGTTTCGAGTAGTTTTGTCTGGGCGAACGATTCCGCCACGCTCTACTATGTTCGCAAACATCCTAAAACGCTGCTGCCGTACCAGGTGTGGCGGCATACCGTAGGGCATCCTTCTACCGATGACGAGTTGGTTTACGAAGAAAAAGACGAAATGTTTTATGTCAGCGTGCATAAAACGACGTCGAAGCACTTTGTCTTAATTTATCTGAGCAGTGCGACGACCAGTGAAGTCCTGTTGTTGGATGCGGAACTGGTGGATGCACAGCCGCAGAGTTTTGCACCGCGCCGCAAAGATCATGAATACACGCTCGATCATTTCCAGCACAACTTCTACCTGCGCTCAAACCGCGAGGGTAAAAATTTTGGTTTGTATCGCACGAAAGTGCGTGATGAAAATCAATGGGAAGTGCTTATCCCGCCGCGCGAACAGGTGATGCTCGAAGGGTTTACCCTATTTACAGATTGGTTAGTTGTCGAAGAACGCCAACAGGGGCTGACCAGCCTGCGCCAAATCAACCGCAAAACACATGAAGTGACCGGTATTGCCTTTGATGACCCAGCGTATGTGACTTGGGTTGGTCACAACCCCGAACCAGAATCTTCGCGCCTGCGTTATGGCTATTCGTCAATGACGACGCCCGATACGTTGTTTGAACTGGATATGGATACCGGCGAGCGGCGCGTGATTAAACAAACTGAAGTTGCGGGTTTTGAGTCCAGCCATTACCGAAGCGAACACTTATGGGTCACGGTGCGGGATGGCGTACAAGTTCCGGTTTCCCTGGTTTATCACCGCGAACATTTCAAGCGCGGGAAAAATCCGCTACTGGTTTACGGCTACGGTTCGTATGGCAGCAGCATGGACGCTGATTTCAGTAGCAGCCGTTTGAGCCTGCTAGATCGTGGCTTTGTCTTTGCGATAGCGCATGTGCGGGGAGGGGGCGAGCTGGGCCAGCAATGGTACGAAGATGGCAAGTATCTGAAGAAAATGAACACCTTCAATGACTATCTTGATGTGTGCGATTCCTTACTCAAACTGGGCTATGGTGACGAAAACTTGCTGTATGCCATGGGGGGAAGTGCAGGCGGATTACTCGTCGGCGCGGCAATCAACATGCGGCCCGAGCTGTTCCATGGCGTCGTCGCACAGGTGCCTTTTGTTGACGTGCTGACTACGATGCTTGATGAGTCGATTCCGCTCACGACGGGTGAGTTTGAGGAGTGGGGAAATCCCCAAGACCCTGAGTACTACCGCTACATCAAACAATACAGCCCATATGACCAGATAGCCCCACAAGCGTATCCACATTTACTGGTGACCACCGGTTTGCATGATTCGCAGGTGCAATATTGGGAACCGGCAAAATGGGTAGCAAAACTTCGCGAGACGCGTACCGACGATAATTTATTGCTGCTGTGTACCGATATGGATGCAGGGCATGGTGGGAAGTCAGGGCGCTTTAAATCTTACGAAGGCGTGGCACTGGAATTTGCTTTCTTGATTGCCCTGGCGCAAGGGACCTTACCAGGGCGTTCACATTAACTTTCGAGGTAATGCTTCAACGTCATTCTGAGATCCGGAGCTAATTCTTTGATGTTATTTAACATCCAGCGTAAATAGCCCGGATCTTGTTCTGCGATTTCAGCAATCGGTTTGCCGCGATATTTTCCAAACGCCATGGTGGATACCAGTGCCGGGCGGCCAGTAATGGTCACCATTTGGTCCGGTGTCCAGCCGGATTCATTCATTATCCGTAACAGCAAAGCGGCGGTAATATAGCAATCAAACAGTGCGCGGTGATGATAAAGCCCGGCAGGCGTTTCAACCTCAAGCTTGAGAGATTTATACAAACCCATGTTGCTGTATTTGATGCCTGGCCATAAACGACGGGCCAGTTTTACGGTACAAATCCATTCGCTGTCAGGCATTTCAGGTAACATGCGTTGGTCAAAACTGGCATTATGGGCGACATAATAAGGGCTACCGTAATAGCGCGGAATGACATCTTCAATCCACGGCTTGTCCGCCACCATCTCTTCGGTGATCTTGTGAATGGCCATAGCCTGGTGGCTGATTGGGCGATACGGGCGCACCAGATCACTCATCGGATTAACAATCTCACCATTGACGATATCGACGGATGCAACTTCCACCACGCCCCCCTGCAAACCGCAGGTTTCCGTATCAATAATGCGCAGCATACTCACTCCATCAGAACTTCGCAGGTTTCGTTAACGCGCTAGCGTAATGGAATGATTTCTCCATGCCAACCTTTCTCATCACGTCGACCAACAGCAAGTAATTCGCCATGATCGGCACGAACCACTAATTCCCCGCGATCGTCCCAACAGGCACTGCGTCCAGCGGAACGGTATTTTCCGGTCGAAAATGCATGATTAGCCAGCAACACGGGCAAATTGTATTTCCGCGCCCAACGTTGCAGATACATCTCGTCGAATTGATAACTGATTTCGTTGATGAACTTACCGGTGGCGTATAGGCTCGCGCCCATTTCAGCAGCACTTCGCGGCCAGGTTTCTTCATCGCTGCCGGTACTAAATCCCATCGCAACGCTACGATTATGCAAACCAACCAGTGGTGTGTGCTGGCCCGGCAGATCAATATCGTGAGAAAGGGGTTTGCAGCATGCAACACGTGAACCATCCGGCAAAAAGCCCACAGAACCGGGAGAAACACCATTTTCACAACGCAGAGGTAAACCCACGACAATGGTCATTTTGTGTTCAATGGCAGCATTTTGTAGAGGATTGAGGCGTTCATCAGTGAAGGGTAGAGCACAGTCGGAAAGATTTTCTAGTTTGAAACCGGTGAGGGATAGTTCGGGAAAAATAAGGAGATCAATCTGTTCACGAACGGCACAACGAATAAAGTCTAAGTGATGTGAGATATTCGATTCGAGGTCATCGGGTGTGGCGCCGTACTGCGCCGCAGCAACATTCCAGACAGGCATATGGTCTTCCTTAATCAATCTACCCAACGGCCATCATCCTATGGCCGCAACAGGTATTTCCTGTGTATATAGCTCGTATAAACAAGAAAAATCTTAACACCATTTATGTAAGGAAATTTATGGGTGTGTATATTTATTTCACCTTCGGTTCATAAGGAAGTCGTGACAGAGTAACTGACGCCAGACGATGCGCAATTAAGCGTTCTCTGAACCAATCGCGCAGATGGGCTGGTTGTTCACGTTCGACCACTTCGGCAATCACCGGCATATTGTAGCGTTCCTTAAAAGCCACGCCAGCCGCTGCAAGATCCACATTGATCTTATCCATTTCGTCCTGGGGTAACTCAGCAAGATTGTGATTCATATTGGTCTCCTGTTTTGTGTCGCAAAGGTACTTGCAGATGAAGTTGATGACAAGTCTTTACATTTATTGATAGCCGTTCTCATCTCGACTTAACCAGGGCTCGAGGTTATCCTTTTGCCGTCTGGAATAAGAAAAAGGAATAGTTGATATGGCTTTCACTCGATCTCGTCTTTTTACCCTTGCTACACTCCTGTCGGCGCTGACCGTTTCCGGTTCAGTTTTTGCCCATGCGCATTTACAGCATCAATATCCTGCGGCTGATGCTGCGGTAACCGCTTCGCCGCAGGCAATTACCCTCAATTTCTCTGAAGGTGTTGAGGCCAATTTTAGCGGAATCGCGCTGACCGGGCCACAGCAAGCCACGGTTAAAACCGGTAAGGCGAAACGTAACGAAAAAGACGATAAGCAACTTATTATCCCGATTGAAGAAGCGCTGAAACCGGGCGACTATCTGGTTGACTGGCATGTCGTGTCGGTCGATGGACATAAGACTAAAGGGAAATATCAGTTCTCGGTGAAATAACCCGGATGCTGCCTTCTTTCTATATCGCGCTGCGATTTATTCATTTTTCCGCCCTTATGGTGCTGCTTGGCAGCACCATTTCATGTTCAGTTCTGGCGCCACAGTCATTTCAGCCAGTCCTCATCCGCCGCCTGAAATGGTTGTGGCAATCTGCTGTCTGGTTGGCAATGCTCAGTGGTGTATTGCTGCTTTGTGCTCAGGCAGGAATGATGGGCAGTGGATGGCCGGACACCATTAATCCGGAGATTTGGCTAGCCGTGCTTGGCACGCGTTTTGGTTCAGTCTGGATATGGCAAATTTTACTTGGCGTGGTGACGGTTGTCGTTCTGCTCTTAAAACCGCGCAACTTACAATCAATGATGCTGCTTTTTGCTGCCGCTCAACTTATTTTACTGGCAGGTGTTGGGCATGCTGCGATGCGCGAAGGATTCTACGGTGGTGTGCAGCGACTAAACCATGCCGTGCATTTATTGGGCGCGGGCTGGTGGGTGGGAGGGTTACTTCCGCTGATTATGTGCATGCGCATGGCAAGAAAACCTCGCTGGCGGGGAGCCGCTATTATCGCGATGATGCGTTTTTCCCGTTATGGGCATCTGGCGGTTGCTGCGGTGTTGCTGAGCGGATTGATCAACAGCCTGATGATTTTGGGATGGTCATTACCGCTGGAAAGCGGCTATGTACGCTTCTTGTTGGTGAAGGTTGTCTTTGTAGCCGTGATGGTTATCATCGCATTGTATAACCGCTATTTTTTGGTGCCGCGATTCAATCGCTCACCAACGGCAACAAAACAGTTTATCCAGTTAACCTGGCTGGAAATCATTTTGTCGATGGCAGTCATCCTTGCTGTTAGCATTTTCGCTACCTGGGAACCGTACTGAAGACATTATTAGCTCAAGAGATATTCATGAAAAAAAGCATTTTGACGTTGTTGTTGCTGGCTTGTGCGAGCAGTGCGTTTGCCGCACCGCAAATTATCACCGTGAGCCGTTTTGAAATAGGCAAAGATAACTGGGCGTTTAACCGAGAAGAGGTGATGTTGAGTTGTCGCGCGGGTCATGCGCTGTTTGCGATCAACCCAAGCACATTGATGCAATACCCACTCAATGATATTGCGCAGCAGCAAGTGGCGAGTGGCAAAACGACCGGGCAGCCAATCTCTGTGATTCAGATAGATGATCCGAAAAAACCAGGGCAAAAAATGAGTCTTACTCCATTTATTGAGCGCGCCGCGAAGTTATGTGACTAAAACTTCTAACGTATTGATGTGTAATAAAAAACCGCAATCCCCGAGGCCCGGATATTGCGGTTTTTGTCTAAAACGTCACCTGTAACACAGTTTTTTTTCGAACACTTTAGCGCCCGACTGGAAAAGCTGCGCCGGTAATCTATTCTTAGAAGGCAAGGCGAAGTCTGCCTGCATTAATGCCAACTTTTAGCGCACGGCTCTCTCCCAAGAGCCATTTCCCTGGACCGAATATAGGAATCGTATTCGGTCTTTTTTTATCTGTCATACAAACAACCACTTAGACAACCCTGTCCGAAAAAGACTGAAAATTGTTCGAAAACTAAAATTTGGTCTTTTGGGTTTCGCGTAACAGACTCATAACAACATAAACTCCTTTTTCCTCGAATCCAAATACTTTTCAGTCATTTTTTGGGACTGAAGGTCTAAAAGTTTCTGAGTAAATTCCTTCCCGTGTTCTGCTTCATAAAATCTACGGACCAGGCATGTGTCCGTTTTGGTGCACTCCAGGTAAATTTCTTTAGCAGAAGTGACTATATAGGCTGTTCCATACACTTTTAGATATTATCCGACATACTGATTATATTCCCGGGACAACCTGTACTGACTATTTCAATGCAGGAGACGACCATTAGCGACTTAGTCTCTTTTGCCGTAATGCTTGCAACATTACTTATCTTTAGCTTTAACGATACTGCGTACGGAGCGGACAAGAGCACTGTGCCATCTGCTTTTTCGCAGAATTCAACCACTACGGATCCTGTCATTCTCTCCTTGCAACATTTCGAACAAATTCAATCTTACCAGGTGACGGTGCGTTCCGTGTCATCTCAGGATGGAACTAAAATCATCCGCTATAGCTACCGGAAACCTGGTTATGTACGGATGGATTTTACCACTCCACATTCCGGTGCGGTCCTAATCTATAACCCGGTCAATGGCAAAGTTAAATTGTGGCCATTCGGAGTGGGAACAATTCCTGTTTTGAACCTGTCGCCAACAGATTCATTGATACAAGATGGGAATGGTCATCGGGTGGATCGTTCAGATTTTAGCGTTTTGTTGAATAATATTCGTAGCCTGCAACATGGGGGGATAACAACCCCCATCGGTGAAGAGGTTATTGCGGGGAAATCGACATTACATTTATCCGTGGTTGGTCCCGCGGGAAAGACAGTCGATGGTGTTCATCAATATGAAATTTGGTTAGATAAGCAATACGGATTCCCTGCCAAAGTAGTCAGTTACGCACTGCGTGGAAATATGTTGGAAACCGTCTTAATGGATGGAATGGTTATCAACATCCATTTTCCTCCTGATTTTTTCGCACCTTAATGGGAGCCTTGCTCTATGGCCGAGTATAAGTTTTCCACTATCTGGCGAGTTGAAGCTTCTATCCAGGAGGTGTGGGATATTTTATGCCATCCAGATCTTTGGCCCGAATGGTGGGGAAGTCTGGAGCAGATTATTGAGTTAAAGAAAGGTGATATTCAGGGAATTGGTGCCTTGCATCGTTATACGTGGAAAGGTGTACTCCCTTATCGAATAACCTTTGATATTCATGTATTAAATATTACGCCTTTTTGCCTTTTGGAAGGGGAAGCCAGTGGCGAGGTGGAAGGGCGGGGAGTTTGGTCTTTTTCAAACAATGGGGTGGACACTATCGTCAGGTATGACTGGAATATCCGGACTAACACCCGATGGATGAATTATCTCGCTCCGCTGGCGGCACCCGTTTTCCGTTGGAACCACCATATGGTGATGCGTGATGGAGCGAAAGGTTTAGCCCGCAAATTAGGTACACATGTCGAAGTGTATTGATTCGGTAAACCAGTGCCAACCTTTAACGCAGTTAAAACATATCAATGAGATGAGCCAACTCACCATTTCATCTGCATTTTTGGCTACAACTAAACCATATTCTAATTTATTACCAAAACCCTCTAAGGAAATAGGTCAGTATTATCAGGGCTTTTATGTTGGGATCCTACTAACAGTGTTTTTGAATAATAGGTATCAATCGACAATTTAGATGGAAGTTGTGTCTGCCACAGCGACTTCCGTGAGCACCTGAACGACATAGCCTGATCAATGCGCAAGGTTAAACAAGTTGTTTTGACCAGAAAATGACAAAACTGTGAATCTGCCGTTACTTTTTAAAATTTAGGACTGCTACATTAGTGCTAGTTCCAGAGTGAAACGGAGGTGCCAGAAAGTTTGAAACTGATCCTCAATAGTAAACTGGTGGAGTGGGTGGTGTAACTTGTTGCCACGATACTCTTAGGTGTAAGCCGTATTTAAACGCTTGAAGAAGCGACAAAATTTTACCAGATAACTCGTATCACCTCTCTAAAGGCTGCAGATTTGCAGCCTTTTCTATTTTGATCTCAGACTCAGTTTTTCTTACCCGTCTCAGAAAACTTTCCTTTCATTGCGCTTATTGTTTCGTGAGCGGTATAACGGCAGAATCAATAAAAAAATGATTCGCCAAAAATGACTTAGAAGGAAGTGAGCATGGTTAATGAAGCACCACGTCTGGAGACAGAGCGTTTAAATCTGCGACATTTTACGCTGGCAGATTTCCCGGCGTTAGCCGCCTGTTGGGCTGACCCGGAGATGGTGAAGTTTATCGGTGGAGGCCAACCACAAGGGCCGGAAATGACATGGGCAAGATTGCTGCGTTACATCGGTCACTGGCAGGCCCTCGGTTATGGCTACTGGGCGGTTTTTGAAAAAGAGACTGAACGCTACGTG
The nucleotide sequence above comes from Buttiauxella selenatireducens. Encoded proteins:
- the purT gene encoding formate-dependent phosphoribosylglycinamide formyltransferase, which gives rise to MSMLGTALRPSATRVMLLGSGELGKEVAIECQRLGLEVIAVDRYADAPAMHVAHRSHVINMLDGAELKKLVAAEMPDFIVPEIEAIATDMLVELEKQGQNVVPCARATQLTMNREGIRRLAAEELAIPTSSYRFADSETAFLQAVEEIGLPCIVKPVMSSSGKGQSFIRTADQLAKAWEYAQLGGRAGKGRVIVEGVVNFDFEITLLTINAIDGVHFCAPIGHRQEDGDYRESWQPQKMSDTALARAQEIAEKVVKALGGYGLFGVELFVCGDEVIFSEVSPRPHDTGMVTLISQDLSEFALHVRAFLGLPIGDIRQYGPAASAVILPELVSDNVQYGNVGAALGAGLQVRLFGKPEISGKRRMGVALATGSSVEDAIARAIAATKAVNVKG
- a CDS encoding YebG family protein yields the protein MAVEIKYVVVREGQEKMSFASKKDADAYDKMLDLAEVLSDWLTHSPIALEEGQNDVLAMWMAENKDVLSTVLKSGKLPELDTVAPAEEAPEDTIGEAVTDDKVTEHPRKRTKAA
- a CDS encoding tellurite resistance TerB family protein, whose protein sequence is MSNWLQQLQSMLGQATQSGQNQSAQNPSSPSPQGLSKLLVPGALGGLAGLLLASKSSRKLLTKYGTSALLVGGGAVAGSVLWSKYKDRVRDAHQGEPHFGQQQSPIDVRTQRLVMALVFAAKSDGHIDDKERQIIEQQLRDAGVEEAGRTLIQQAIDQPLDPQRLVQGVNNEEEALELYFLSCAAIDIDHFMERSYLNALGDALKIPQDVRNGIEQDIQQQKLNLPG
- the ptrB gene encoding oligopeptidase B; translation: MPPKAKKIPHTLTTQGDTRIDNYYWLRDDDRTDEQVLDYLHQENDYGRQVMSTQQALQDSLLKEMIDRIPQHDVSAPYTQNGYRYRQVFETGNEYAIYQRQSVMLSEWDEWSVLVDGNRRAAHSEFYTMGGMSITPDNTVMALAEDFLSRRQYGLRFRNLETGNWYPEVLDNVSSSFVWANDSATLYYVRKHPKTLLPYQVWRHTVGHPSTDDELVYEEKDEMFYVSVHKTTSKHFVLIYLSSATTSEVLLLDAELVDAQPQSFAPRRKDHEYTLDHFQHNFYLRSNREGKNFGLYRTKVRDENQWEVLIPPREQVMLEGFTLFTDWLVVEERQQGLTSLRQINRKTHEVTGIAFDDPAYVTWVGHNPEPESSRLRYGYSSMTTPDTLFELDMDTGERRVIKQTEVAGFESSHYRSEHLWVTVRDGVQVPVSLVYHREHFKRGKNPLLVYGYGSYGSSMDADFSSSRLSLLDRGFVFAIAHVRGGGELGQQWYEDGKYLKKMNTFNDYLDVCDSLLKLGYGDENLLYAMGGSAGGLLVGAAINMRPELFHGVVAQVPFVDVLTTMLDESIPLTTGEFEEWGNPQDPEYYRYIKQYSPYDQIAPQAYPHLLVTTGLHDSQVQYWEPAKWVAKLRETRTDDNLLLLCTDMDAGHGGKSGRFKSYEGVALEFAFLIALAQGTLPGRSH
- the exoX gene encoding exodeoxyribonuclease X, with product MLRIIDTETCGLQGGVVEVASVDIVNGEIVNPMSDLVRPYRPISHQAMAIHKITEEMVADKPWIEDVIPRYYGSPYYVAHNASFDQRMLPEMPDSEWICTVKLARRLWPGIKYSNMGLYKSLKLEVETPAGLYHHRALFDCYITAALLLRIMNESGWTPDQMVTITGRPALVSTMAFGKYRGKPIAEIAEQDPGYLRWMLNNIKELAPDLRMTLKHYLES
- a CDS encoding carbon-nitrogen hydrolase family protein, with protein sequence MPVWNVAAAQYGATPDDLESNISHHLDFIRCAVREQIDLLIFPELSLTGFKLENLSDCALPFTDERLNPLQNAAIEHKMTIVVGLPLRCENGVSPGSVGFLPDGSRVACCKPLSHDIDLPGQHTPLVGLHNRSVAMGFSTGSDEETWPRSAAEMGASLYATGKFINEISYQFDEMYLQRWARKYNLPVLLANHAFSTGKYRSAGRSACWDDRGELVVRADHGELLAVGRRDEKGWHGEIIPLR
- a CDS encoding DNA polymerase III subunit theta; this translates as MNHNLAELPQDEMDKINVDLAAAGVAFKERYNMPVIAEVVEREQPAHLRDWFRERLIAHRLASVTLSRLPYEPKVK
- the yobA gene encoding CopC domain-containing protein YobA, which encodes MAFTRSRLFTLATLLSALTVSGSVFAHAHLQHQYPAADAAVTASPQAITLNFSEGVEANFSGIALTGPQQATVKTGKAKRNEKDDKQLIIPIEEALKPGDYLVDWHVVSVDGHKTKGKYQFSVK
- the copD gene encoding copper homeostasis membrane protein CopD translates to MLPSFYIALRFIHFSALMVLLGSTISCSVLAPQSFQPVLIRRLKWLWQSAVWLAMLSGVLLLCAQAGMMGSGWPDTINPEIWLAVLGTRFGSVWIWQILLGVVTVVVLLLKPRNLQSMMLLFAAAQLILLAGVGHAAMREGFYGGVQRLNHAVHLLGAGWWVGGLLPLIMCMRMARKPRWRGAAIIAMMRFSRYGHLAVAAVLLSGLINSLMILGWSLPLESGYVRFLLVKVVFVAVMVIIALYNRYFLVPRFNRSPTATKQFIQLTWLEIILSMAVILAVSIFATWEPY
- a CDS encoding YebY family protein, whose product is MKKSILTLLLLACASSAFAAPQIITVSRFEIGKDNWAFNREEVMLSCRAGHALFAINPSTLMQYPLNDIAQQQVASGKTTGQPISVIQIDDPKKPGQKMSLTPFIERAAKLCD
- a CDS encoding LolA family protein, whose amino-acid sequence is MLATLLIFSFNDTAYGADKSTVPSAFSQNSTTTDPVILSLQHFEQIQSYQVTVRSVSSQDGTKIIRYSYRKPGYVRMDFTTPHSGAVLIYNPVNGKVKLWPFGVGTIPVLNLSPTDSLIQDGNGHRVDRSDFSVLLNNIRSLQHGGITTPIGEEVIAGKSTLHLSVVGPAGKTVDGVHQYEIWLDKQYGFPAKVVSYALRGNMLETVLMDGMVINIHFPPDFFAP
- a CDS encoding SRPBCC family protein, producing the protein MAEYKFSTIWRVEASIQEVWDILCHPDLWPEWWGSLEQIIELKKGDIQGIGALHRYTWKGVLPYRITFDIHVLNITPFCLLEGEASGEVEGRGVWSFSNNGVDTIVRYDWNIRTNTRWMNYLAPLAAPVFRWNHHMVMRDGAKGLARKLGTHVEVY